GCTGATCCTCAAGCGTTTTCTCGACGTGTCCGTGGCCCTGGCCATGCTTTTGGCGCTTTCCCCCCTTTTGCTCGCGGTCTGGGCCCTGATCCGGCTGACTTCGCCCGGGCCGGCCTTCTTCGTCCAGGAGCGGGTAGGGCTTAATAAGCGGGTGTTCAAATTCTACAAATTCCGCACCATGGTCCAAAACGCCGAGGCCCTGCAAGCCGACCTCGAATCCCGCAACGAGACCAACGGCGCGACCTTTAAGATCAAAAACGATCCGCGCATCACGAGGCTCGGCCGTATCCTGCGCAAGACCAGCGTCGACGAGTTGCCCCAGCTCTTCAATGTGCTGCGGGGCGAGATGAGCCTCGTCGGCCCGAGGCCGCTTCCCGTGCGCGATGTCGAGCGTATCGAAAAGGACTGGCCGCGCCGGCGGTTCGGGGTCAAGCCCGGCATCACCTGCCTGTGGCAGATCTGCGGCCGCAACAGCCTGCCGTTCGAGCGGATGATGCAGCTCGACATCGAGTACGTCGACACCTGGTCCGTGCTGCTCGACATCAAGATATTGCTGCGCACCGTGCCGGTGGTGTGCAGCATGCGCGGGGCGTATTGAGCCGCGCCGGCCGGTTCGCTTGCCCGCAAGCGCCCCCTGGCCTATAGTATCGCAACAAGAAAGCCGGGGGACACGCGACGGATGCGCATCATAAAGCCTTTCAAGGGACGCCGGGGTTTCGGTCCGGTTTTCTTTCTGCTGGCCGCGGCCCTCGTTTTGGCGCCTGTGGCCGCGGCCGGATTCGCCGGCTACTACCTCTTTCTCAAGGACGCCCACAAACCCGAACTCGTCTTGTTGCCCGAGGCCAACGCCTCGTCGCTGAGGCGCCCCTTCACCGTGACCGCCGCCGACCCGCAATCGGGCATCCGCTCGATCACCGTCACCGTCACCCAGGGCCAGCGGCGCAACACGATACTGCACAAATCCTACGATCCGCCCAGGGACAAGGTGTCCGAAAGCTTCAATCTGGAAAATTCGGAACTTCGCGGCGGGGCCTTCGAGCTCCAGGCCGCGGCCTACGACGGGTCCTACGCCAATCTTGGCGCGGGCAACACGGCCCGCGTCTCCCGGCGCATGCTCCTCGATCTCGTGGCCCCCTCGGTCAAGGCGCTGACCCCGGCCCATTACGTGCGCCAGGGCGGCGTGGGGCTGGTCGTCTACGAGGTCAACAAGGATGCCGTCAGAAGCGGGGTGGTGGTCGGGGACAGGTTCTACCCCGGCTTCAGGCAGCCGGGCGGCCAGTACGCCTGCCTGTTCGCCTTTCCCAGCGATATGGACGCGAACGCCTTCAAGCCGCGTCTGTTCGTGGAGGACGCCGCCGGCAACGAGCGTACCGGATTTTTCGTCAATATGGCCATAAAACGGCGTTTTCGCGATGAGCGCGTCGACGTCTCCGACGCCTATCTGGCCGCGCATCTGCCGGCCTTTGCCGCGCTGTATCCGGAAATCCGCGATCCCGTGGCCCGGTTTCAAAAGATCAATGACGATCTGCGCCGCCAAAACGAGGCCGTGCCGGCCGCCTTGTCCAAGGAGAGCCCGCACGAGCCGCTCTGGGACGGGGCGTTTATCTACATGCCGCGCTCCATCGTGCGCGGCTCCTTCGGCGCGGACCGCGTCTACGTCCACGACGGCCGGGAGATCGGCCGGGAAAAAAGCGCGGGCATCGACCTCGCCTCGGTTCCCCATGCCCCGGTGCCGGCGGCCAACAACGGCAAGGTGGTTTATGCCGGGCCGCTCGGCGTCTTCGGCGACACCGTCATTATCGACCACGGCATGGGACTTTTGAGCCTCTACGGCAACCTGTCCTCCATCGCCGTGCGCAAGGGCGAGTCCGTCAAGAAGGGGGCCGTTATCGGGGCCACTGGCACGACCGGCCTCGCGGCGAACGATCAGGTCCACTTCGCCATGTATCTCGACGGCCAGCCGGTCATCCCCATCGAGTGGTGGGACGGCCATTGGCTGGAGGACAACGTCACGGCCAAGCTCAGGCGTTATGCCCCGGCCCCGGAGGGCGCCTCCGGCAAAACCGCTTCGGCCCCGCGGTCGTAGCAAGGCCGCAAGCCGGCTTTGGGCGGGGCTTTCCCGAGGCCTTGGTTGACAAAGTCCGCTCTCCCTTTTTAACGTCGCAAGTTGTTCAAAATTTCCCATTCGAGGAGCAAAGGCGCATGGAAAAGACGGTATATTGGATCGAGGGCGACGGTATCGGCCCGGATGTCTGGAAGGCCGGTCGACCGGTCCTCGACGCCGCCGTGGAAAAAGCCTATGGCGGCAGCCGCAAGCTGGTGTGGAAGGAGCTGCTGGCCGGCGGCAAGGCGTACAAGGAAACCGGCGATTATCTGCCCGAGGCGACCCTGACCGCGCTCAAAGGCGCGGAGCTGGCCTTCAAGGGCCCGCTGGCCACCCCGGTCGGCGGCGGTTTCCGCAGCCTCAACGTCACCCTGCGTCAGGTTCTCGACCTCTACGCCTGCATCCGCCCCATCCGTTACTTCAAGGGCATCGAATCCCCGGTCAAGCGTCCCGATCTCGTGGACATGGTCATCTACCGCGAGAACACCGAGGACGTGTACGCCGGCATCGAATATGCCACAGGCACGCCCGAGGCCAAAAAGCTCATCGCCTTCCTGCGCGACGAACTTGGGGCCAAAGTGGACGACAGCGCCGGCGTCGGCGTCAAGCCCATCACCCCGGCCGGCTCCAAGCGTCTCGTGCGCAAGGCCATCCAGTTCGCCGTGGACACCGGACGCAAAAGCGTCACCCTGGTGCACAAGGGCAATATCATGAAATACACCGAGGGCCTGTTTCGGGCCTGCGGGTACGAAGTGGCGGCCGGCGAATTCGCCGATACGGTCATGACCGAGGAGGACGCGGCGGCCGGCGGCAACAAGCCCGTGGTCATCAAGGACCGCATCGCGGACAACATGTTCCAGGTGGCGCTCATGCGGCCCCAGGACTATTCGGTCATCGCCACGACGAACCTCAACGGCGACTACATCTCCGACGCCCTGGCCGCCCAGGTCGGCGGCCTCGGCCTGGCTCCGGGCGTCAACATGAGCGAAAAGCTGGCCTTTTTCGAGCCCACTCATGGCATCGCCCCGGCCCTTGCCGGCAAGGACAAGGCCAACCCCGGCAGCCTGATTTTAAGCGGCGCCATGATGCTCGAGCACATCGGCTGGAACGAAGCGGCGGGGCTCATCCATGATTCCATGGACAAGACCATCTCCGAAAAGAAGGTCACGGTCGACCTGGCCGACCAGATTCCGGGCGCGACCACCATCGGCTGCGCCGCCTTCGGCGAGGCCTTGGCCAAGAATCTGTAACGATTGCCGAGTGAAAGGCGGGGGCGATGTCGTCCGGGACCGCTCGGCCCGCATTCCCCCGCTTGTTTTCCGCCGCCTGGATGTCTCCGCGCGCGTTGGCGGAACGGACTGCCGCGCCGGACGACGTGACGTTGTACCCGCTTGGAAACAAGATGACACCCGCTTCGTGGCGAAGGGGAAAAGGGGGCGAAATGGCCGTTGTCGGCGTGGATACCGGTGGCACGTTCACGGACGTTATCTGTTGGCGCGATGGGGCGTTTGCGGTGGTCAAGCTGCCTTCGACCCCGGACAATCCCGCCCGCGCCGTGCTTGCGGGGCTTGAGCGGTTGGGTTTCGCCGGGGGCCGCGTGCTGCACGGTTCGACCGTGGCCACCAATGCGATTTTGGAACGCAAGGGCGCGCCCACGGCTTTCATCGCCAACGCGGGCTTTGAGGACATCATCGCCATCGGCCGCCAGAACCGGCCCGAGCTTTACGACCTGGCCAGCCGCAAGGAACCCTGCCTCGTGCCCGGGGAACTGCGCTTCGGCGCGCCGGGACGCGTTTCGGCCGAGGGCAAGGTGCTCGAGGAGCTGACTCCCGAGCGGGCGTCCGAACTGGCCCGGGCCGTGGCCGATGCCGGCGCCACCTCGGCCGCCATATGTCTGCTTTTCTCCTTTCTCAAGCCCGAGCACGAACGCCTCCTTGGCGAGGCGCTGGCCGCATGCGGCCTGTCCGTCTCCCTTTCCAGCGACATCCTGGCCGAATTTCGGGAATACGAGCGCGCGGCCACCACGGTGGCCAATGCCTACGTGGCCCCGGTCATGGACGCCTATATCGGCGACCTGGAAGCCGGGCTGGGCCGGGAAGCGGCGCTTTCGGTCATGCAGTCGAGCGGCGGGCTCATCACCGCCCAAACGGCCCGCCACGAGCCGGTGCGCACGATCCTTTCCGGCCCGGCCGGCGGGGTCGTTGCCGCCTTGGCCGTGGGCAAGGCCGCCGGTTTCGACAGCCTCATCACCTTCGACATGGGCGGCACCTCCACCGACGTTTCGCTTCTCGACGGCGGTCTGTCCGTGGCCATGGAAACGCGCCTTGCCGGCCTGCCGATCAAGACGCCCATGATCGACATCCACACCGTGGGCGCGGGCGGCGGCTCGTTGGCCGCCCTCGACGTCGGCGGGGCGCTGACCGTCGGGCCTCAAAGCGCCGGGGCCGATCCCGGGCCGGCCTGCTACGGCAGGGGCGAGGGGCTGACCGTCACCGACGCCAACCTTTTTCTCGGCCGGCTTGCCCCGGATCATTTCCTTGGCGGCGGAATGGCGCTTGCCTCCGATCGCCTGCCGCCGTTGTTCAAGCGCCTGGGCGCGGCGGCCGGCCTGACGCCGGTCGAAGCGGCCGAGGGCATCGTGGCCGTGGCCGAGGCGGCCATGGAGCGGGCCATCCGGGTCATCTCCGTGGAGCGCGGCCATGATCCGGCGGATTTCGCGCTGCTTTCCTACGGCGGCGCGGGCGGGCTCCACGCCGTGTCCCTGGCCCGGCTGCTCGGCGTCCAAACGGTTGTCGTGCCGCGCCATCCGGGTCTCTTTTCTGCCCTTGGCATGCTTCACGCCGATATCGTCAAGGATTTTTCCGAAACCGTCATGCTGTCTTCGGACAAGATCGACGTGTTCGAGCTGGCCGGGCTTTTCGGCTCCCTGGAGGAAAAAGCCCGCCAGGGCATGGCGGCCGAAGGTCTGGACGGCGGCGACATCGTGCTCGAGCGCCAGCTCGACATGCGCTACAAAGGCCAGTCCCACGAATTGCCCATTCGTTTCGTGGCCGACCCCTTCACCGCCTTTCACAACCGCCACGAGGACATTTTCGGCTTCAAGGACCGCAAGGCCGTCATCGAAGTCGTCACGCTTCGCATCCGGGCGCGCGCCGTTCAGGAGAAGCCGCCGTTCAAGGAGGCCGATCACCTTGTCGCGGCGGTGTCCGAGGAGGCCAAGCTCGGCGAACGCCCCCTCGTTTGGCGCACCCGCGAGATCGCGGCCCAGTGGTACGACCGGGAAAAGCTCGCCCCCGGCAACCGCATCCTCGGTCCGGCGCTCATCGCCGAAATTTCGGCCACCACCTTCGTTCCGCCCAAGGCCGAGGCACGCGTGGACGGCTTCGGCAACATCGTCATCGACACGCATGCCGAAGGATGAGGGCGGAGAGGTGAGAGAGGAAGCCTCCGGCGGCCAGGGGGAAACTTTTTGGAAAAAGTTTCCCCCTGGACCCTCTTCAAAAACTTTCCATGGGGGGGAGGGGGGAATGGCTTTTTCGTCCCTTGACGGGGTAGGCTCTATCCCCAGGCCCTTCCAGCGTTCGGCCATGGAGTTGCGGCAGGATTGCTCCCGGGCATGGCGCGTGGTCAGGGCCATGGCTTGCTGCCGGTGATGGGGCGTTGTGACTGGGGCCGGCGGGGGCAGGGCGGACGCGAAGGCGTATTCTTCAAATATGCGCCGCGCGCGGCTGTCCCGCCCCCGCCGGCCCGCCAAAGAAACCAGACCCGGCAGGCCGGGCAGGGTGGCGGAAAATTAGGCAACAGCGCCTTGAAACCGGGTGGCTGACGGGGGCGTCGGGATGCTTGTTATCGGCACGCCATGTTATGGCGGGGTGGTCACGCTGCCCTACATGCTCTCCATGTTGGCGCTCAAGGATGTGCTCAACGCCGCGAAGGTTCCGTTTCGCCTGCTGACGCCCGCCAACGACAGTCTCATCACCCGGGTCCGCAATTCCATCGCCAACACCTTCCTGCGCGACGAGCGGGCCACGCATCTGCTTTTCATCGACGCGGACATCGAGTTCGTTCCGGCCATGGTGCCCCGGCTGCTCGGCAGCGGCAAGGACGTGGTCTGCGGCGTCTATCCGGTCAAGGGTCTGCGTCTGGACCGCGTCATGGCGCAACCGGCGGGGGCCACGCCCCAGGCGGCCGAGGCGGCCAGCCTGGATTACGCGGTCAAGCTCAAGCCCGGCTGCCACATGGACGCCCAGGGATTTCTGGAAGTGGAGTACGCGGCCACGGGGTTCATGATGGTGAGCCGCCGGGCGCTGACGCGCCTGATGGACGCCTATCCGGACTTGCGCTATCGCTATAGTTGCACCAATGAGGAGCCGGCGGACAATTTCGCCTTTTTCGATACGGCCATTGATCCGCAAACGCGCGACTATCTGCCCGAGGATTATGCCTTTTGCAAACGCTGGCGCGACATCGGCGGACAGGTGTTCGTCAGCGTGCCCGGCCGCTTCGCCCACCATGGCGGTAAGGCGTATATTGGAGATTTTGCAATGTATTTGCGAGATGTTACGAAGAAACATACGCATAAATAATTGTTTATTAGGTGAGGATACTGTGGATACTGCGATTCTACTTTCTGTTGTTAAAGTATTGCAAAATGACTATGTAACATTTGATATCGGAGGTAGGCTTAATGCTTTAATTGAAATGCTTAGTGAATTTGAGCGTAATTCAGCAACCGTCGATAATAGTAAGTTTGAAGAATCGACTACAAACTTATTGGAAGCGCTTGATGATTTAAAATTGAACAAGCCATGCCTTTATCAGGAAGTTGTTCTGAATGAAATAAAAGCTTTTGAGTGGCTTGGTGATGAATTAAAAGAGAAAATAAAATCTATCATTAAAAATTATGCAAACAACAGAAAATTAATGATACAAGTGTTGTTGGATTTGAAAGCCAAATTCAACATGTATTTGGCTTCTCTTAACTCTTTGATCAGTGGATTTGCAAGGGTTGGCATTGAGGAGTATGTCCTCTTAGACAATGATGCAAAGATAGTCGTTGTATTTCAGGAAGATATATCGCATTTTTCGCTTGATGCTTTAGAAAAGGAATTTCGTGAACTAAAGAAGACTCTTAACTTTATGTCTGAAATAGTTGGAGATCAAAAAAAAGCTTTTACAGTGTCTTCGATTGGGTCAACTGATTTTACACTTATTATTGATTCTGGATTTAAGACGGCAGCGTTTTTTGCTGCTACAGTAACTTTTTGTTTAAAGATATATAAAGATTACTTGGATATTTTGTTGAAAAGAAAAGAGTTGAAAAAGATGGATTTTCCTGTCGAAGTTATTGAAAAAATAGTATCGGTTAGTGAAGAGATGAAAAATAAAAGAAAAAATGATTTTGTTGAAAATATTATTGCAAAGTATCTGGATAATAATTCTGGTATTGATAGCGGGAGAAAGAGTGAGTTGGTGAATGCAGTTGCTGGTGTTTTGGATGATGTATCTAAAAAAATTGAATCCGGAGTTAGTTTTGATGTAGTGAGTCGTGCTGCTGAGGATGGTATCAAGGGGGCTGGGGATGGAAGTGCTTCGTTTGATGATGCTGTGGCTGCTTTAAAATCTGCTCAAAATGAAATAAAATAACTTAAACTTGATAAGAATATTCTTTTGGCAATAAGCGAATCTAAATAAAGGTTGATCATGAACATCACTCCGATTACCCTGGAAGTCTTCAAGAACAAGTTCGCTTCGGTGGCCGAGGAAATGGGCATGGCGCTGACCCGCGCCGCCTTTTCCCCGAACATCAAGGAACGTCGCGACTTCTCCTGCGCCGTGTTCGACGCCAAGGGCGACATGGTGGCCCAGGCCGCCCATATTCCCGTTCATCTCGGCTCCATGCCGCTTTCCGTGGCCTCCATCATCGAAGCGCTGGAACTGGCCCCGGGCGAAATGGCCATGCTCAACGATCCGTTTCGGGGCGGCACCCACCTGCCCGACATCACGCTTGTCGCCCCGGTCTACGCCGGCACCGACGCCCCGGTCTTCTACGTCGCCAACCGCGCCCACCACGCCGACGTCGGCGGCATGGCCCCCGGCTCCATGCCCCTTTCCACCTCCATATTCCAGGAAGGCCTCGTCATACCGCCGGTGAAAATCGTCGTGGGCGGCGAAATCGTCCCGGACGTCATGAACCTCTTCCTGGCCAACGTGCGCACCCCGGCCGAGCGGCAGGGAGATTTCGCCGCCCAGATCATGGCCAACCGCACCGGCGTCGCCCGCATGGAAGCCCTGGTCAAGGCCCACAGCCTGGAGACCGTGACCGCCATGGCCGAGGCGCTCATGGACTACGCCGAGCGGCTCATGATCGCGACCATCGCCGCCATGCCCGACGGCTCCTACGAAGCCGAGGACAGCCTGGACGACGACGGTGTCGGCGGCCAGGACGTCGCCGTGCGCCTGACGCTTTCCATCGGCGGCGAGGAGGCGGAACTCGATTTCACGGACAGCGATCCCCAAACGGCGGGCTGCGTCAACGCGGTGGGCGCCATCGCCGTCTCGGCCGCGCTCTACGTGTTCCGCTGCCTGGCCGGCGGCAACGCCCCGACCAACGCCGGCTGCCTGCGCCCCATCATCGTGCGCACGGCAGCCGGCACCTTGGTCGATGCCCGCTTTCCGGCGGCCGTGGCCGGCGGCAACGTCGAAACCTCCCAGCGCATTGTGGACGTGATCCTGGCCGCTCTGGCCAAGGCGCTGCCCGGGCGCATTCCCGCCGCCTCGCAAGGCACCATGAACAACGTGGCCATGGGCGGCTTCGACCCGCGCGTCAAAAAATCTTTCACCTACTACGAGACCCTTGCCGGCGGGGCCGGGGCCGATGCGAAGGGCCCGGGACAGTCTGCCGTGCACTCCCACATGACCAATACCCTCAATACGCCCGTCGAGGCGCTGGAATATGCCTACCCGCTGCGCGTCACGCGCTATGCGATCCGCCAGGGTTCCGGCGGTCCGGGCCAACATCCCGGCGGCGACGGGCTGGTGCGCGAGATCGAAGCCCTCGCCCCCATGGAGGTGACCGTGCTCTCCGACCGGCGTTTTCGCGGCCCCTGGGGCCTGGACGGGGGCGGGGAGGGCGCTTCCGGCGTCAATACCGTGACGCGGCGAAACGGCGAGATGGTCATGCCCGGCAAGTTTCACGTGCGCCTGCGCAAAGGCGACCGGCTGCGCATCGAAACCCCCGGCGGCGGGGGCTACGGCGTGATGGGGTAGGGCGAAGAGATGAACCGGGGGCAACTTTTCTGAAGAAAAGTTTCCCCCCGCCCCCCTTCAAAAGACTTTAATAGTAAAAAAAGCATATTATCCGGCACATGCTTTCACCGTTATAAAATTTCGGAAGGGGAGAGCGCGAGAGGGGGAACCCTTTTTAAAGGGTTCCCCCTCTCGCAAAATCTTTCCATCCTTTCTCCCTCTTCCGATCGCGATGTCTCGGGTTTTTGTTCTTTCCTTTCTTTCTTTCTTCGTGTAGTATTGCCTATTTCGTATTCGCAACATCACGCCCCGATCGATCCGAAATCCGCCCGCCGGACCCGGCAAGGGCGATAATCCTGGAGGAAGCCTTGGAATATAACGTCAATCAGATTTCGCCTGTCAAAACACAGGTCAACGTCACCGTCCCCGCCGAGGAGGCGGATGCCGCCCTGGCTACTGCCGTCGCCCTGTACCGCTCCAAGGCCGACATCAAGGGCTTCCGCAAGGGCAAGGTGCCCGCCAGCGTCATCGAGTCGCGCTTCAAGAAGGAAATCACCGCCGAGGCCACCACCGACCTCATAAACGTCCATATCAACGAGATCATGGGCGAGCTCAAGCTCTCGCCGCTTTCCGGCCTGGACGTGAGCGACGCCGCGCTCCAGAAGGGCGAGTCCCTGGAATACACCTTCACCTTCGAGCACGCTCCGGCCTTCGATCTGCCCGAGTACAAGGGCCAGGCCATC
The sequence above is a segment of the Solidesulfovibrio fructosivorans JJ] genome. Coding sequences within it:
- a CDS encoding hydantoinase B/oxoprolinase family protein: MNITPITLEVFKNKFASVAEEMGMALTRAAFSPNIKERRDFSCAVFDAKGDMVAQAAHIPVHLGSMPLSVASIIEALELAPGEMAMLNDPFRGGTHLPDITLVAPVYAGTDAPVFYVANRAHHADVGGMAPGSMPLSTSIFQEGLVIPPVKIVVGGEIVPDVMNLFLANVRTPAERQGDFAAQIMANRTGVARMEALVKAHSLETVTAMAEALMDYAERLMIATIAAMPDGSYEAEDSLDDDGVGGQDVAVRLTLSIGGEEAELDFTDSDPQTAGCVNAVGAIAVSAALYVFRCLAGGNAPTNAGCLRPIIVRTAAGTLVDARFPAAVAGGNVETSQRIVDVILAALAKALPGRIPAASQGTMNNVAMGGFDPRVKKSFTYYETLAGGAGADAKGPGQSAVHSHMTNTLNTPVEALEYAYPLRVTRYAIRQGSGGPGQHPGGDGLVREIEALAPMEVTVLSDRRFRGPWGLDGGGEGASGVNTVTRRNGEMVMPGKFHVRLRKGDRLRIETPGGGGYGVMG
- the icd gene encoding NADP-dependent isocitrate dehydrogenase codes for the protein MEKTVYWIEGDGIGPDVWKAGRPVLDAAVEKAYGGSRKLVWKELLAGGKAYKETGDYLPEATLTALKGAELAFKGPLATPVGGGFRSLNVTLRQVLDLYACIRPIRYFKGIESPVKRPDLVDMVIYRENTEDVYAGIEYATGTPEAKKLIAFLRDELGAKVDDSAGVGVKPITPAGSKRLVRKAIQFAVDTGRKSVTLVHKGNIMKYTEGLFRACGYEVAAGEFADTVMTEEDAAAGGNKPVVIKDRIADNMFQVALMRPQDYSVIATTNLNGDYISDALAAQVGGLGLAPGVNMSEKLAFFEPTHGIAPALAGKDKANPGSLILSGAMMLEHIGWNEAAGLIHDSMDKTISEKKVTVDLADQIPGATTIGCAAFGEALAKNL
- a CDS encoding hydantoinase/oxoprolinase family protein; the protein is MAVVGVDTGGTFTDVICWRDGAFAVVKLPSTPDNPARAVLAGLERLGFAGGRVLHGSTVATNAILERKGAPTAFIANAGFEDIIAIGRQNRPELYDLASRKEPCLVPGELRFGAPGRVSAEGKVLEELTPERASELARAVADAGATSAAICLLFSFLKPEHERLLGEALAACGLSVSLSSDILAEFREYERAATTVANAYVAPVMDAYIGDLEAGLGREAALSVMQSSGGLITAQTARHEPVRTILSGPAGGVVAALAVGKAAGFDSLITFDMGGTSTDVSLLDGGLSVAMETRLAGLPIKTPMIDIHTVGAGGGSLAALDVGGALTVGPQSAGADPGPACYGRGEGLTVTDANLFLGRLAPDHFLGGGMALASDRLPPLFKRLGAAAGLTPVEAAEGIVAVAEAAMERAIRVISVERGHDPADFALLSYGGAGGLHAVSLARLLGVQTVVVPRHPGLFSALGMLHADIVKDFSETVMLSSDKIDVFELAGLFGSLEEKARQGMAAEGLDGGDIVLERQLDMRYKGQSHELPIRFVADPFTAFHNRHEDIFGFKDRKAVIEVVTLRIRARAVQEKPPFKEADHLVAAVSEEAKLGERPLVWRTREIAAQWYDREKLAPGNRILGPALIAEISATTFVPPKAEARVDGFGNIVIDTHAEG
- a CDS encoding M23 family metallopeptidase: MRIIKPFKGRRGFGPVFFLLAAALVLAPVAAAGFAGYYLFLKDAHKPELVLLPEANASSLRRPFTVTAADPQSGIRSITVTVTQGQRRNTILHKSYDPPRDKVSESFNLENSELRGGAFELQAAAYDGSYANLGAGNTARVSRRMLLDLVAPSVKALTPAHYVRQGGVGLVVYEVNKDAVRSGVVVGDRFYPGFRQPGGQYACLFAFPSDMDANAFKPRLFVEDAAGNERTGFFVNMAIKRRFRDERVDVSDAYLAAHLPAFAALYPEIRDPVARFQKINDDLRRQNEAVPAALSKESPHEPLWDGAFIYMPRSIVRGSFGADRVYVHDGREIGREKSAGIDLASVPHAPVPAANNGKVVYAGPLGVFGDTVIIDHGMGLLSLYGNLSSIAVRKGESVKKGAVIGATGTTGLAANDQVHFAMYLDGQPVIPIEWWDGHWLEDNVTAKLRRYAPAPEGASGKTASAPRS